The Rhodanobacteraceae bacterium genome window below encodes:
- a CDS encoding diguanylate cyclase — translation MRKLWQSACAFCFMLGGCMAVIAAPALIGTPPTARYVPELDVIPQNFAIVRDSRGLVYVGNTNGVMEFDGERWTLIPMVNREIVRSLAVDANDRVYVGGYNAFGYLDRDEFGQTRYVDLTPRFAEFITNPEFADIWDTLVTPEGVYFRALRQVFLWNPADDSVRHWQHEGRFGAITLTDAGTLLQFRGEGFRVRRGEDFVPLAGTESLSGLIVGLVPLVDGGYLGFGVDGVWRRLDVDGNVRLLKMPEGMPPSSEFNAAARLDDGSIAFASGDGLLYLVDPLRHGMQRFKLDPGFLSGIYPTGDGGFLVSGNSAIYRVSWPTEWAVLGDEHGAEGSMFDMATWAGSEYLLSSAGAARLIPQEGAPPRFETAEWGTKLAYGLIEIDAERALLAESHKLILVDRGKRVDLGDGLIYPRSFLASRFRPGRIYVGTESGLRIVEVKADEVQISGPDLLGKDLGVIDLVEISEQELWLGTRRQGVWQVHLDANGAIDRQQRFGPEQGLKLGVIGMAGLLRLQDGRLIVSTHEGFFRFSEGRFEPEDMDGLAAQRNPEELLSLAQSPGGELWAVGVGRLFRRAESGQWRLQSVGGLRRGAFEQVHFRAGGGVIVVASQSLLLLNPHTDGERPSRPQLLLRSVARALADGGRELLPLHPEQAVHLPYADFGVQFQFALPDLAYPRGRAYQGRLVGYETEFSEWSSARAYLYSRLSPGAYALEVRARDGSGNISAIEPYRLVIDPPWYRASWALLLWILSSVAILGWLVQSMIRRRTQKLATETRRLESMIKARTRDLASANQRLELMANLDGLTGIANRRKLDQFLEEAWRQGREQQRRLALLAIDVDHFKRYNDSHGHLAGDQFLRDLMPILGNCLRRDQDLLARYGGEEFVAVIPGADSQTALAVAERMRSEVSAANLGASISIGVASVVPGLGEVSELIEAADAALYAAKHAGRDRVVAAPETQA, via the coding sequence ATGCGAAAGCTGTGGCAGAGCGCTTGCGCATTCTGCTTCATGCTCGGCGGCTGCATGGCCGTAATCGCTGCGCCGGCCTTGATCGGCACACCGCCGACGGCGCGTTATGTGCCCGAGCTGGATGTCATTCCGCAGAATTTCGCCATCGTTCGCGACTCCCGCGGCCTGGTCTATGTCGGCAACACCAATGGCGTCATGGAATTCGATGGCGAGCGCTGGACGCTGATTCCCATGGTCAACCGGGAGATCGTGCGCTCACTGGCGGTCGACGCCAATGACCGGGTCTACGTCGGCGGCTACAACGCCTTTGGCTATCTGGATCGGGACGAATTCGGACAGACCCGCTACGTGGATCTGACACCGCGATTCGCCGAGTTCATTACCAATCCGGAGTTTGCCGACATCTGGGACACCTTGGTGACGCCCGAGGGCGTCTATTTCCGGGCTCTGCGGCAGGTCTTTCTGTGGAACCCCGCGGATGACTCCGTGCGTCATTGGCAGCACGAAGGGCGCTTTGGTGCGATCACGCTGACTGACGCCGGCACCTTGCTGCAGTTTCGCGGCGAGGGTTTCAGGGTGCGCCGAGGCGAGGATTTCGTTCCCTTGGCCGGCACCGAGTCGCTGTCCGGATTGATCGTCGGCCTGGTTCCCTTGGTCGACGGTGGCTACCTGGGCTTTGGCGTCGATGGCGTCTGGCGCCGGCTGGACGTGGACGGGAACGTCCGGCTGCTCAAGATGCCCGAGGGAATGCCGCCGTCATCGGAGTTCAATGCAGCGGCCAGGCTGGACGACGGCAGTATCGCCTTTGCCTCCGGAGATGGTTTGCTCTACCTCGTTGACCCGCTACGCCACGGGATGCAGCGATTCAAGCTCGATCCCGGCTTTCTGTCAGGCATCTATCCCACCGGTGACGGCGGTTTTCTGGTGTCGGGAAATTCCGCCATCTATCGGGTGTCCTGGCCTACCGAATGGGCCGTGCTGGGCGATGAACATGGCGCCGAGGGCAGCATGTTCGACATGGCCACCTGGGCCGGATCGGAGTATCTGTTGTCGAGTGCAGGCGCGGCCCGATTGATTCCGCAAGAAGGGGCCCCGCCACGGTTCGAAACGGCGGAATGGGGAACCAAGCTTGCCTACGGATTGATAGAGATCGACGCCGAACGTGCGCTGCTGGCTGAAAGCCACAAGCTGATCCTGGTGGATCGCGGCAAGCGTGTCGACTTAGGTGACGGCCTGATCTACCCTCGGAGTTTTCTCGCCTCGCGCTTTCGGCCGGGCCGGATCTACGTTGGCACTGAATCCGGGCTGCGCATCGTCGAGGTGAAGGCCGACGAGGTACAGATTTCAGGTCCTGACCTGCTCGGCAAGGATCTGGGTGTGATCGACCTGGTCGAGATCTCCGAGCAGGAATTGTGGCTGGGCACCCGCCGGCAGGGTGTCTGGCAGGTGCATCTGGATGCCAACGGCGCCATTGATCGACAGCAGCGATTCGGACCTGAGCAGGGGCTGAAACTCGGAGTGATCGGCATGGCCGGCCTGCTGCGACTCCAGGATGGTCGGCTGATCGTGAGTACGCACGAGGGTTTTTTCCGATTCTCCGAGGGCAGGTTCGAGCCTGAGGACATGGACGGTCTGGCCGCACAACGAAATCCGGAGGAACTGCTGTCACTGGCGCAATCGCCCGGGGGCGAACTCTGGGCCGTGGGTGTCGGCCGGCTGTTTCGCCGCGCAGAATCAGGACAATGGCGTCTGCAATCGGTAGGGGGTTTGCGCCGAGGTGCCTTCGAACAGGTCCATTTCCGCGCCGGGGGCGGAGTCATCGTGGTGGCCAGCCAGTCGCTTCTGTTGTTGAACCCACACACGGACGGCGAGCGACCTTCGCGTCCGCAACTGCTGTTGCGTTCGGTGGCGCGCGCGCTGGCCGACGGCGGTCGGGAACTGTTGCCCTTGCATCCCGAGCAGGCCGTGCACCTGCCCTATGCCGACTTCGGGGTGCAGTTTCAGTTTGCCTTGCCGGACCTGGCCTATCCCCGCGGTCGTGCCTACCAGGGTCGGCTGGTGGGCTACGAGACCGAGTTCTCGGAATGGTCCAGCGCCCGCGCTTACCTGTATTCGCGACTGTCGCCGGGTGCCTATGCGCTGGAGGTGCGGGCGCGCGACGGATCCGGAAACATCAGCGCCATCGAGCCCTACCGGCTGGTGATTGATCCGCCCTGGTACCGCGCCAGCTGGGCGTTGCTGCTGTGGATCCTGTCCTCCGTGGCGATCCTCGGCTGGCTGGTGCAGAGCATGATCCGGCGTCGCACCCAGAAGCTTGCGACCGAAACCCGTCGCCTGGAATCCATGATCAAGGCCCGTACGCGGGATCTGGCGAGTGCCAATCAACGGTTGGAGCTGATGGCCAATCTGGACGGGCTGACCGGTATTGCCAACCGCCGCAAGCTCGATCAGTTCCTCGAAGAAGCCTGGCGGCAAGGTCGCGAGCAACAACGCCGACTGGCCTTGCTGGCCATCGATGTGGACCACTTCAAACGCTACAACGATAGCCATGGGCATCTGGCCGGCGATCAGTTCCTGCGCGACCTGATGCCGATACT